In Nocardioides jishulii, the DNA window CATGGGTCCCCGGCCCTCCGACCGGCAGGTGTGACCCTTCCAGGTGTCCCGCGCCGCGCCGCAGCGTCTCGTCCCCGGTCCCGTGGAAGACGGGGAGGTCGACGTCGATCGACGGGATCCGGACGTGACCCATGACGCCCGTCCCGGTGGGGTCGAGAAGGGTGTCGTAGTCGAGCGACGGGTCACTGCTGACGCCGTTGCCCTGCGGCTTGCGGGCGTCCGCGTCGAGGAGCGCGCCGGCGCTGAGTGCGTCGTTGTACGTCTTCGCCCGCCGCAGCTGCCGTGCCAGGTCAGCAGGGTCGGCGTCGACCACGGCGGCGTGGTACTCCTCGATCACCGCGGCCTGGTTGACGGCGGTGAACCAGCTGGCCGCGCTCGGGTAGAGCAGCAGACCGCTCCCGGCCAGGATCAGGACGGCGACGAGCAGGCGCGAGAAGAGCGAGTCCTGCACCCTCCCCCGACGAGGCGGAGGAGGGTGCGGGACACCGTGTGTGGTGCTCACCAGGTCGAGGTGGTTCAGACCTGGCTCTCGCGGCGACGGTTCCTGAGCATCACGGCGAGCGCGAGGCCCAGGAGTGCCAGTCCGCCGATCACCAGGAGCGCGCTGCCCTGACCACCGGTGAGGGGGATCCCGGGGACTCGCTGCTGCGCGTTCTCGATGGTGACGTCGACGTCGGCGGTCGCACCCGTCTTGACGGCCACGGGCGTGAGGGCCGCGTCACCGCTCGGGGTGGCGAAGCCAGCAGGTGCCTGCACCTCCTTGAGGACGTAGCAACGCTGGCCCGCGTCGACCTTCTCGTTGACGCTGTCGCTCACGAACAGCCCGGCGATCTGGATCCGACCGTCGGCGCCGGAGGTGAACTGCGTGGCGCCGTTGACCGCCAGGGGAGAGCCGACGGGCTTGGCGGCCGAGCACTGGTCGGCGTACGGCGTGTCGGCGGCGTACACCTCGAAGACCGCTCCCTCCAGACCGGTGCCCGGGTTCGACGCGTCGGTCTTGTGGAGGACGAGGTCACCCCAGTGGGTGCTGACCTCGTTGGTGGTGAGCCCCTTCTGCTCGTCGGGGTCGTTGACGAACACGTCCGCCTCGTTCTTCAGGACACCGTCGCCGAGGCGCGCGATGGTGCCGACGAAGTCGACCACGACGTGCTTCCCGCCCTGGCTCTTGAGCCAGGCCAGACCGGCCTCGGTGAACTCCACGCGCACCGTGTGCCCGGTGACAACCACGTCGTAGTAGGCCTTGTCGACGGCCGCACCCTCCACGGTGACGGTGCCGACGCCCACCTTGTCGAGCCGGTCGTCCAGGGTGTCGCGGACCACGTAGTTCTCGAACGACGTGCCCGGGGCGAGACTCGGGATCTTGGCCGAGACCGGGAAGGTCACCACGCTGCCGAGCCCGAGCGAGCCCGCGGGCTGCTGCTCGACGGACTTCGAGACGCTGGCGAGCGCGTTCTTCGGGTAGACGTTCACGTCGTACAGCCAGCCGTCCTCCCACGGGAACGGGATGGTCACGACGAAGGGCGCGGCCTGCTGCACGACGTCGGCCGGGGCGTCACTCTCCACGACGACGTAGGCGCCGATGGTGTCCACCTCGAGAGTGGCCTCGCCCTGGGCGTCGGTGGTGGCGCTGTCCACGGCGCCACCCACCGTCCACGGCCCGGAAGGAGCTCCAGGTCCTCCGGTCAAGGTGGTGCCGTCAGCTGACACCTTGAGGTCCTCGAGGTGGTCCCAGGTGGAGGGGACCGTCAGGTCGACGGGCTTTCCGTCGGCGTCCAGGATCTGGTACGCCGTGAACTTCACCCCCGACACGGGCGGGGTGGGAATGGGCGTTCCGTTGCCGTCCGGGTCCTGCACCGCGTCGGTGCCGACCTGGTTCTCGTGCTTGTGCACGACGATGGTGCCCGAGGCGTTCTCGTCGATGTTGCCGTAGCTGGGGGCGGCGTGAGCTGGCGTGAGGGCCAGCGCACCGAGCGCGAGCGCGCCGGCGCCGAGAACTGACAGGAGGCGCGTAGCACGATTCCTGCCCAGTGGTGACATGTGCTTCCTTCCTTTCTCGTGTGCCCGGGCGGCCAGGGGCCACCACGGCGGTTGACACGTCAGGTGACGACGAGTGCGAGGCGCGGAGGCTCGCCTCACGCTCGTCGGTCGTGGGAGGTCGCTCGGGAGCGGCGGCGCCAGATCGCCAGCGTCACGCCGGCCAGCAGCGCTACGACCCCCGCGACGAGGTAGGCGTCCCGACCGATGCCACCGGTCAACGGGACGCTCAAGGACGGGGCGCTCTGGTTGACGAACCGGTAGAGGGCGTGGGTCCCTGCAGGAACCGTGACTGCTTCCTCGGGGTCCTCGACGCGCTGCCACGTGCGACCACCGTCGAGGCTCATCTCGACGCGGTCGAGGAAGTAGTCGTCCTGCGCGACCGCCGCGGTGGGCTCCTCGGCGAGGACGTACGCCTGGTCAGGCCGCACCTCCCACGTCTGGGCCGACTCAGGGTCGGAGGAACCCGGCGTCGACCGGGTGTCGAGCCCCAGGTCGTTCGGTGCGGGCGTCGCACTCAGCGTCCAGTCGTCCGGAGCCGCGTCACCACCCTCGACGCTCTTCAGCAGCGTGAGCTTCGCCGTCGTGTTCGTGACCGTGCACGTGACGTCCTGGCCCGCCTGGAGGGTCACCGTGCCCTTCGTGGTCTCCACGTCGTCGCCGGTGCGCGTGTCGAGGCACTGCCACCCGTCAGCGGTGGCGACGTACTCGGACGGCCCGTCCTCGCTCAGGGTGTAGGGAACGCCCGCCGACACGGGAAGCGTGGTCCCGCTCTCCTCGTCCTGGTGGCCCGGCAGCGCGTCGGCAGGGCCGGTGGCGGAGAGCGACCAGTCCTCGGGCTGCCGCTCCCCGAACTCGACCTCCTTGACGAGGGTCAGGCGCTGCTCACACTCGACGGTGTTGGTGATGCGGTAGCGGTTCGAGCTGCCGGGCAGCGTCACCGTCGCGGTGGTCCCACCCCTGCGCAGGTCGACACCGCCAGCTGCCACCCCGTCGCCGGTCAGGGTGCTTCGGGTCAGTCGGCAGCCCGTCAGGCTCTCGTCGATGTCGGTGGTCTCACCGATCTCCAGCGCGTCCTGGGGCCGGTACCCGTCCTGCCACGCGCCCCACTCAGGCGTGCCGTGCGACGGAGTCAGCGTGGGCGAGGCGTCGAGCCCCGGGGGCTGCGTCCCGTGGTCGTACTCCTGGCCGTCGACCACCCAGGTCTTGTCGACCTGCACCCGGGCGGCCAGGTCGACCCGGTGGTCCTCGACCTCACCGGTGAGGCTGAATCCGGTCGGCTGCTCGGCCTGGTCGCGGTCCTCCGCGATGCGCAGGCGCACGAACGTGTGGCTCATCCCCGGGTTGGCGTCGGCCGGGACGTCCCACTCCAGCGTCACCCGGTGGGGGCCACCCGAGGGGCACGTCGCCGTGGACGAGCGCTCGTCGGGGTCGAACACGCCGTTGCCGTTCCAGTCGATCCAGCCCGAGACGTAGGCCTCGCCCGTGTCGGGGCCGTAGCAGGGCACGTCGCCGAGCGAGTAGGTCTCCCGGGTGAGCACGTCTGCTGGCAAGCGACGCCCCTCGAGGCTCGAACCGTCGAGCCCGTCCTCGTCCTGGCTCGTCGCGAGGTCGTCCCCGTCAGCGCCGGGGCTGTGCTGGAGCTGGCGTTCGGCGTCGACCGTCTCGCCGAGGAGGGTCCGTTGGGGCAGGAGCAGGCTGCTCTGCTGCGCGGTGGACAGGTTGGTCGTGGCCCAGGCGGGAATCTCGCCGCCGCGCCACGTCGGCTGCAGCAGCGCACCGGCCCGGTCGTAGCTCTCGGGAGCGTCACCGAAGTCGGCGCCCAGGACGTACCCGAGGGCGATGGCGCTGTAGCCGCGACCCTGGATCTCGACCCGGGCCGAGACGGTGTCGCGGTCAGCGTCGTTCTGCAGGAAGGCCACGGCGTTGGGCCCGTGCCCCTGGGGGTCCGGGTAGGGCCAGACGAAACCGTTCTGGAGGGCGCACTCCTGCCCTTCCGTCCCCATCCGCAACGTGTTCGCGGCTGGCCAGGACGCCTGCGTGTACGCCTGGGTGCAGGTGCGCTGCTGCTCCAGCAGCCGCCAAGCCGAGCCCGGCTCCGCGGACGTCGCCTGCACCCACTCGGGGCCGTTCTTCGGATTGGGGTTGCTGTAGTTGCGGCCGCTGCTCGCCTCGGCGTCGGCGAAGACGATGCCCTCCAGCGGGAACGGGGCGCCGTCGAGCGTGGCTTCGCACGAGAAGTCGAAGGACATGCGTGCACCGTCGGTCTGGTCCTCGGTGACGCCCACGGGGGCGCCCTCCAGGCTGGGATTCGGGTTGCCCAGGCCGATCACCATCGAGTTCGGGTTGCGGAAGTCCTGCGGGTACTGCGGGTACGCGCCTTGCGCGTACCCCGCGCCACCGACGTTGTAGAGGTCGTCCAAGGAGTCGCCGGCCCAGCTGCCCGGGGTGTAGGTCACCAGCGGGGGAGTGAGCACCACGCCGGTGTTCGCGCCGTTGGCCCCGGTCTGCTGAGGCTGCTCCCAGGACAGGCCCTTGACCGTGCAGGTGGTCCGCAGGGTCGAGGAGCCGATCCTGCGCTCGGACGTCACGGTCTTCGAGCTCGAGGGACCCTGGAGGACGACGTCGTTGTTCTGGGAACCCCACTGCACCCAGTCGATGACCTCGGTGTAGCGGCCCTGGCTCGTCGAGGAGTCGGCGAACTCGGCCTCGGCCGGGGGGAGTGTCACCGCCCCCAGCGCACTCAGCGCCGTGGCGGCCACGGTGACGCCGACCACCGTGCGGCGCCGCCGGGTGACTCGAGTGTGTGCACCTTTCTGCAGGCAACCCATGACTTGTTCGCTCTCCCGAGACGAATGGACGTGCGTTTTCACTGGGGAGGGTAGGCAGACGTTTTCGGCCGCCCAAGGCAGGACGGCTGACCTGATGGGGTGAAGACGAGCACACCTCTTCAGGAGCGTCAGGAACGGTGTGGAGACGCGTTTTTGCTGCGCTGCGAGGGGCCGACGCGAAGCCGGCCAGTACCCGCACGTGGGCAGGTGGACGGGCCGATGCCCGTCTCGCGCCCGATGCCCCGCACGAGACGCAGAGGGTCGACAGCGCACGCTGGGCGAGCCAAGATGAGGGAATGCCCCCCAAGCGTGGTCGTCGACGGATCACGGCGACGGTGTGTGCGCTGGTGGTGGCGACCGCGAGCGCTGCCTGCGGAGTCACTCGCGGGGACGACAGCCGCGACCTCCTCATGATCATCCCCAACAGCCCAGGGGGTGGGTACGACCTCACCGGTCGCGCAGCGGTCGGGGTGATGGAGGCGGGCGGAATCACCGGCGGCGACATCACGGTCGACAACGTCGTGGGCGCCGGTGGAGCGGTTGCGATGACCTCCCTCATCGGGCGTGCCGGCGACGAGAACACGCTGATGACGGTGGGGCTCGGGGTCGTGGGATCGACCTACTCCTTCGGCAGCGAGTACGGCGTCACCGACGCCACTCCCATCGCCCAGCTCATGAGCGAGCCGGAGGGCATCCTGGTGCCTGCCGACTCGCCCTTCGCCACGCTCGACGACCTGGTGGCCGCCTGGAAGGCCGACCCCGGTGAGATCGCCATCGGTGGTGGTTCCTCGCCGGGCGGCCCGGACCACCTCTTCCCGATGCAGCTGGCCGACACGGTCGGCATCGACCCCAACGACGTCAACTACGTGGTCTACGACGGCGGCGGTCCGCTGACCTCCGCGCTGCTGGGCAAGAAGATCCAGGTCGGCTTCTCCGGCCTCTCCGAGTTCGAGGGCTCGATCAGGAGCGGCGACCTGCGGGTGCTCGGGGTGTCGGGGGAGGAGCGCTACCCCGCCGGCCCGCTCGCCGACGTCCCGACGCTCACCGAGCAGGACGTCGACCTCGTCTTCCTCAACTGGCGCGGCGTCCTGGCGCCTCCCGACATCAGCGACGAACGCGCCGCGGCCCTCATCGGCTACTTCGAGGAGATGCACCAGAGCCCGGGCTGGGCCGAGGAGGTCGAGGCGAACGGCTGGACCGACGACTTCAGGACCGGCGACGAATTCGGCGCCTTCCTCGCCGAGCAGGACACCCGGGTGTCGGACACCCTCGACGACCTGGGGTTGCTGTGAGCACCACCGACCTGGACCGCCCTGCCCCCGACGCGCAGCCCGCCCGTCCCCGGGACCGGGCCCAGTACGTCCTGGCCCTCGTCCTCGCAGCGCTCGGCGTCTACACGGTGGTCGACGCCCGGGGCCTCAACGTCGGGTTCGGCGACCCGATCGGCCCGCGGGTCTTCCCGTACGTCATCGGTACCGCCATGGTGCTGCTCGCGGTCCTGCTGGCCATCGCGACCTCGCGCGGTGACCTGCCGCAGGCCGAGGAGGGGGAGGACGTCGACCTGACGACCCCGGCCGACTGGGTCACGGTCGCCAAGCTGGTCGCCATCTGCGTGCTCAACCTGCTGCTCGTCAACGTGCTCGGGTGGGCGATCACCGGCGCGTTCCTCTTCGTGGGCGCGGCCTGGGCGCTGGGCAGCCGCACCCTGCTGAGGGACGTGCTCGTCGGGATCGTGCTGTCGGTGGGCTCCTGGTACTTCTTCTACTCCGGCCTGGGCGTGCAGCTGACCCCCGGCATCCTCGACGGGATCCTGTGATGGAGACCCTCGACCTCCTGCTCGGCGGCTTCGCCCAGGCCTTCACCTGGCAGAACCTGGCCTTCGCCGCGATCGGCGTCCTGCTCGGCACCTTCGTCGGCGTCCTGCCCGGTATCGGGCCGGCGATGGCGCTGGCCCTGCTGCTGCCGGTCACCTACGGCCTCGACGTGACCCAGGCGTTGATCATGTTCGCCGGCATCTACTACGGCGGCATGTACGGCGGGTCCACGACCTCGATCCTGCTCAACACGCCCGGTGAGAGCGCGTCGGTGATGACCGCCATCGAGGGCAACAAGATGGCCAAGCGCGGACGCGCGGCGCAGGCCCTGGCCACGGCCGCGATCGGCTCCTTCATCGCCGGCACCATCGGCACGCTGCTGGTCGCCTTCTTCATGCCGACCCTGGCCGAGCAGGCGGTGAAGATCGGGGCGCCGACCTACTTCGCGATCATGCTGCTCTCGATGGTCCTGGTCACGAGCGTGCTCGGGGCCTCGAAGCTGCGCGGCTTCATCGGGCTCTTCATCGGCCTCACCATCGGCCTCGTGGGCCTCGACCAGTCCACCGGGCAGGCGCGCCTCACGGGCGGCACCCTCGAGCTTGCCGACGGCATCGACATCGTGGTGGTCGCGGTCGGCGTCTTCGCCATCGGCGAGGCGTTGTGGACCGCTGCCCACCTGAGGCGCCGGCCCCTCGACGTCATCCCGGTGGGCCGCCCCTTCCTGGGCCGCGAGGACTGGCAGCGGTCGTGGGCCCCGTGGCTGCGAGGCACCGCCCTCGGCTTCCCGTTCGGGGCGCTGCCGGCCGGAGGCGCAGAGACGCCGACCTTCCTGTCGTACATCGCGGAGCGCCGGCTCGCCGCGCGCAAGGGACGCGACGACGAGTTCGGCCACGGTGCCATCGAGGGCGTCGCCGGTCCCGAGGCGGCCAACAACGCCAGCGCGGCGGGCATGTTCGTCCCGCTGTTGGCGCTGGGTCTCCCGGTGACCGCGACCGCCTCGATCCTGCTGGCGGCCATGCAGAAGTACGGCATCGTCGCCGGCCCCACCCTCATGACCGACCAGGCCGACCTGATCTGGACGCTGCTGGCGAGCCTGCTGATCGGCAACACCCTGCTGCTGGTGATCAACCTGCCGTTGGCGCCGATCTGGGCCAAGCTGCTCCGGGTGCCGCGACCGCAGCTGTACGCGGGCATCCTCTTCTTCGCCTCGCTGGGCGCCTACAGCGTCAACAGGGACCCGTTCGACCTGGCCCTGCTGCTGGTGTTCGGGGCGCTCGGCTTCGCCGTCCGCCGGTTCGGCATCCCGGTCCTGCCGCTGATCCTGGGCGTCATCCTGGGGCCGCTGATGGAGCTGAAGCTGCGCGAGGCGCTCGACGTCTCCGGCGGTGACCTCAGTGGCCTGGTCAACGAGCGGCTGGCGATCGTCGTGTACGTCCTCGTCGCGCTGGCAGTGGTGGGGCCGATCGTGCTGGGCAGGCTGCGTCCGAGGTCCGCCGTGGACGAGGTGCGGGACAACCAGGAGGTGGAGCGATGACGGTCGTGGTGGGATACGTCCCCAACGAGTTCGGGGATTCCGCCCTGGAGGCAGGCGTGGAGGAGGCCCGACGCCGCGGCTCACGGGTCGTGGCCGTCAACGCCACGCGGGGCGACGCCTACATCGACGAGCGGTTCGTGGGGGAGTCCTTGCTCGGCGAGCTCGAGGAGCGGCTGGCCAGCCTGGACGTGGAGTGCGTCTTCCGCCAGACCATCGGAGCCGACATCGCCGATGAGCTGATCGCGGTCGCCGAGGAGGTGGATGCCGACATGATCGTGCTGGGCCTGCGCTCGCGTACGCCGGTCGGCAAGCTGCTGATGGGCAGCGTCGCGCAACGGGTGCTGCTCGACGCCCCCTGCGCCGTGCTCACGGTGAAGCCGCCGGGCTTCCGGGCGCGCTGAGCGGGCGCCCGGTCACGGCGCGCCCACTCCTCGCTCGACCTCCGTCGAGGTGCGGGGAGGTGCGCCCTCGTTCCACCGGTCCACGGTCTGCAGGGTCCAGAACACGAAGAAGCCGGCCAGCAGCCAGACCTCCAGCTGGAGGACCAGTCGGCTGTCGTCACCGACGGGGACGTTGAGGCCCCAGAGCGCGAGGCACCCGACGACCATGGCCGAGCCCAGCAAGAGGTAGGCGATCCCCCACCGGCGTTCGGGCGCGTCGCCGGCATGGGCGTCCTCACGCAGCCGGTGCACACCGATGGCGAAGATCGTCGCGATGACGAGGATGAACATGACGATGGCCGACGCGTTGTGGGCCCCGGTGAGGAAGTCGTCGCGGTCGTTGGTGAAGCTCCACACCCCCCACGCCCAGAGGGCCGTCGCGGCGCCCCACGACAACCAGTAGCTCGTCGCGTGCTCGACGACGGGCGCCCAGCGCGTCCACAGGTGCGCGACCACGCCGACCACTCCGATGGCGAGCAGGGCCACGAAGAGCACCGTGTAGTAGGAGCTCACGTTGTTGACCACCGCGGGGGTGTGGCCCGCGATCACCGAGTCGGCCTCAGGACGGGAGGTGACCAGGCCGCCGGTGGCGTCACGCAGCCCGCACCGGTTCGTGTCCAGCGTGGGTACGAAGGCGACGATCGGCGTCAGCATTCCCGCCAGGTTGAAGAGGCTGTCCTCGACGACCGTCTTGCCCCAGAGCACGATCATCACCACGCCCAGTGCGACGAGCGTTCCGACGAAGACCGACTGGACCGGGGTGAAGTAGTACGCGCTGATCGAGCCCTGCCAGCAGCCGCCGGCGGCGCGGTACTCCCGCAGGACCGACACTGCCAGGAGGGTGAGGAGGCCGAGGACGCTCAGCCGCAGGAAGCGGTAGGTCCGCAGGGCCACCACGGGCGCAGGGTGGCCGTGGACAGGGCCGACCGACTGGTGCTGGGCAGGGCCGAGGTCCGTGCGGACCGGCTCGCCGGCCCTCGTGCTGCTCCTGCTGTCGTCCGAGATCGCCATGGCCGACTCCACCCCAGCGCTTGCCCAGCACTTGCCCGTGGTGCGCCCGAGCGCGCACCACGCCTGGCTGGTCCTCCCAGTGTGGCCCGGCCGGGTCCGCTGCGCCAGAGGCGAGGTCGTCGCCAGCGACGTACGCGCCTGCCTGGCCGCGGGGCTGCGGTCGCTGTGCACACGGCCCAGGACCAGCCCGTCGTGCTGCGTCAGCCCGTGCGGGCAGGTGCTTCGGGGCTGGTGCTCAAGGGCGGGGAGGACCGACCCTGACGGTCAGGCCTTCGCCGGGTCCTTGCGGAGCTTCTCCAGACCGGCCATCAGGTGGTAGAGCACCAGCACGGCAGCCGTGCCGATGGCGATGCCACCGAGCTTGACGTCGCCGAAGACCAGGACGTCGTTGCCCATGCCCATGGCCAGGATGAGGGCGACGGCGACCGGGAAGAGGTTGCGCTGCTGGCCGAAGTCGACGCGCTCGTCGATCCACATGCGGACGCCGATGAGGCCGATGATGCCGTAGAGCGCGAGGGTGGCGCCGCCGATGACGCCGTTGGGGATCGTGAAGAGCAGCGCGCCGATCTTGGGCGACATGGCCAGCAGGACGGCGATGATGCCCGCCACCCAGTAGGCGGCGGTGGAGAAGACCCGCGTCGCACTCATGACGCCGATGTTCTCGCCGTAGGTGGTGGTCGCCGAACCACCGCCGAGGCCAGCGACGACGGTGGCGGCGCCGTCGGCGAAGAGGGTGCGACCGGTCATCTCGTTGATCGAGTCGTCCTTGACCAGGTGGGCGACGGAGCGCACGTGGCCGACGTTCTCCGCGATGAGCACGAAGACCACCGGCAGGAACATCGGCAGGATCGACCAGTCGACGCTGGGGGTGGTGAAGTCGGGCAGGCCGATCCAGTCAGCAGCCTCGACCTGGGTGAAGTCGATGACGCCGAGCGCCAGGGCCACGAGGTAGCCCACCACGAAGCCGAGCAGCACGGCGATGCGGCCGACGAGGCCACGGAAGAGGGCGGCGATCACGACGATGGAGAGCACCGTCACGGTTGCCAGCAGGACGCTCTCGTTGTCGGCCGGCTTGCCGCCCGGCGCGAAGAGACCGCCTGCATCGAGGGCGATCACGTTGTTCCACGACGCCTGGGCGAGGTTGAAGCCGATGAGGGCGACGATCGCGCCCATGACCACCGGCGGCATGAGGACGTGGATCCAGCGCGTGCCGACCTGGTTGACCAGGAGGCCGACCAGCGCCAGCAGGACGCCGGTCACGATGATGCCGAAGAGGGCGGCGCTGAAGTCGTCGCCGTTCTTGGCGGCCAGGACCGGCGCGATGAAGGCGAAGGAGGACCCGAGGTAGCTGGGCACCCGGTTGCGGGTGATCAGCAGGAAGAGCATCGTGCCGATGCCGGAGAAGAGCAGCGTGGTGCTGGCCGGGAAACCGGTGATGATCGGGACCAGGAAGGTCGCGCCGAACATCGCCACGACGTGCTGGGCGCCGAAGCCGATGGTGCGCGGCCACGAGAGTCGCTCGTGCGGCGCCACGATGGCGTCGGGGGCTACGGTCTTGCCGTCGCCGTGAAGGGACCAGGACAAGAAGTCCTCCTGTGGGAATGAGGTGGAGGAACCCGCGGAGCAGGTTCGAATGCCCTGAGCCTAGGAGCGTTCAGTCGCAGTTGTCGCACAACCCCGTGGCCGGAAGCACCATGAAGCAGTGGGGGCAGAGCTTCTCGGCCGGGGGAGCGGGCTTCGCCGGGGCCTTGGGCGTGGTGGTGCGCGGCGTCCGGGGGGCGCTCGTACGCGGGCTGCTCGCCCGCGGCGTCGACGACCGAGGTGCGCGTGGCGCCCGCTCACCCGCCGCCGGGGCGGGAGGCAGGGCGGGCTCCCCGCCGTCGGCGGGGAGGTCGGCGCCGTGGCGGCGGTAGCACTCGAGGCGCTCGATCGCGGCATGCATCTCGGGGTTGGTGACGACGTCGCCACGTACGGCGTTGACGGTGTCGGCGTACCACTCCGGCATCCGGCCGTCCGGTCCCACGACGAGGGAGCCGAGCAGCGGCTCGGCACGCCGGCGGCAGTCCTTGGCCACGCGGAAGAGGATGTCGCCGATCCACAGGCCGGGCGCCTGACGGTTGCGGATGCGGGTGCGCTCCTGCACCTGACGCGCGAGCTCGGGGACCGTGATCACGGCGTGGTACTCGGTCGCGACGTCCGCCAGGACGTGGCGCGCCGCCAGCGCGAAGGTCTCCCTCGCGTTCTCCAGGTCGATGGTGCGGGCCTCGATCCACGGAGTGTCATTCACGTCCCGGAATTCTACGCCTGCGACGACGAAGGTCCCTCGCCGTCCACGGCGGGGGACCTTCGCGTGTGACCTGTCTGACTCAGAAGGTGAGGTCGGACGGCTGGGGCTCCAGGAGCGCCTCGACCGCACCGG includes these proteins:
- a CDS encoding uracil-xanthine permease family protein — translated: MSWSLHGDGKTVAPDAIVAPHERLSWPRTIGFGAQHVVAMFGATFLVPIITGFPASTTLLFSGIGTMLFLLITRNRVPSYLGSSFAFIAPVLAAKNGDDFSAALFGIIVTGVLLALVGLLVNQVGTRWIHVLMPPVVMGAIVALIGFNLAQASWNNVIALDAGGLFAPGGKPADNESVLLATVTVLSIVVIAALFRGLVGRIAVLLGFVVGYLVALALGVIDFTQVEAADWIGLPDFTTPSVDWSILPMFLPVVFVLIAENVGHVRSVAHLVKDDSINEMTGRTLFADGAATVVAGLGGGSATTTYGENIGVMSATRVFSTAAYWVAGIIAVLLAMSPKIGALLFTIPNGVIGGATLALYGIIGLIGVRMWIDERVDFGQQRNLFPVAVALILAMGMGNDVLVFGDVKLGGIAIGTAAVLVLYHLMAGLEKLRKDPAKA
- a CDS encoding universal stress protein, whose translation is MTVVVGYVPNEFGDSALEAGVEEARRRGSRVVAVNATRGDAYIDERFVGESLLGELEERLASLDVECVFRQTIGADIADELIAVAEEVDADMIVLGLRSRTPVGKLLMGSVAQRVLLDAPCAVLTVKPPGFRAR
- a CDS encoding tripartite tricarboxylate transporter TctB family protein — its product is MSTTDLDRPAPDAQPARPRDRAQYVLALVLAALGVYTVVDARGLNVGFGDPIGPRVFPYVIGTAMVLLAVLLAIATSRGDLPQAEEGEDVDLTTPADWVTVAKLVAICVLNLLLVNVLGWAITGAFLFVGAAWALGSRTLLRDVLVGIVLSVGSWYFFYSGLGVQLTPGILDGIL
- a CDS encoding class C sortase, whose protein sequence is MSTTHGVPHPPPPRRGRVQDSLFSRLLVAVLILAGSGLLLYPSAASWFTAVNQAAVIEEYHAAVVDADPADLARQLRRAKTYNDALSAGALLDADARKPQGNGVSSDPSLDYDTLLDPTGTGVMGHVRIPSIDVDLPVFHGTGDETLRRGAGHLEGSHLPVGGPGTHAVIAAHRGLPEGQMFDDLGQVEPGDRFSLEVLGEVLTYEVREARVVEPDDTDELRPERGKDLVTLVTCTPLGVNSHRILVTGERVDTPVADTEELRAPVAEAGFPFWAVGAVAALLLAVAYLLVTRRRQHQSG
- a CDS encoding tripartite tricarboxylate transporter permease; the protein is METLDLLLGGFAQAFTWQNLAFAAIGVLLGTFVGVLPGIGPAMALALLLPVTYGLDVTQALIMFAGIYYGGMYGGSTTSILLNTPGESASVMTAIEGNKMAKRGRAAQALATAAIGSFIAGTIGTLLVAFFMPTLAEQAVKIGAPTYFAIMLLSMVLVTSVLGASKLRGFIGLFIGLTIGLVGLDQSTGQARLTGGTLELADGIDIVVVAVGVFAIGEALWTAAHLRRRPLDVIPVGRPFLGREDWQRSWAPWLRGTALGFPFGALPAGGAETPTFLSYIAERRLAARKGRDDEFGHGAIEGVAGPEAANNASAAGMFVPLLALGLPVTATASILLAAMQKYGIVAGPTLMTDQADLIWTLLASLLIGNTLLLVINLPLAPIWAKLLRVPRPQLYAGILFFASLGAYSVNRDPFDLALLLVFGALGFAVRRFGIPVLPLILGVILGPLMELKLREALDVSGGDLSGLVNERLAIVVYVLVALAVVGPIVLGRLRPRSAVDEVRDNQEVER
- a CDS encoding SpaH/EbpB family LPXTG-anchored major pilin; amino-acid sequence: MSPLGRNRATRLLSVLGAGALALGALALTPAHAAPSYGNIDENASGTIVVHKHENQVGTDAVQDPDGNGTPIPTPPVSGVKFTAYQILDADGKPVDLTVPSTWDHLEDLKVSADGTTLTGGPGAPSGPWTVGGAVDSATTDAQGEATLEVDTIGAYVVVESDAPADVVQQAAPFVVTIPFPWEDGWLYDVNVYPKNALASVSKSVEQQPAGSLGLGSVVTFPVSAKIPSLAPGTSFENYVVRDTLDDRLDKVGVGTVTVEGAAVDKAYYDVVVTGHTVRVEFTEAGLAWLKSQGGKHVVVDFVGTIARLGDGVLKNEADVFVNDPDEQKGLTTNEVSTHWGDLVLHKTDASNPGTGLEGAVFEVYAADTPYADQCSAAKPVGSPLAVNGATQFTSGADGRIQIAGLFVSDSVNEKVDAGQRCYVLKEVQAPAGFATPSGDAALTPVAVKTGATADVDVTIENAQQRVPGIPLTGGQGSALLVIGGLALLGLALAVMLRNRRRESQV
- a CDS encoding Bug family tripartite tricarboxylate transporter substrate binding protein, yielding MPPKRGRRRITATVCALVVATASAACGVTRGDDSRDLLMIIPNSPGGGYDLTGRAAVGVMEAGGITGGDITVDNVVGAGGAVAMTSLIGRAGDENTLMTVGLGVVGSTYSFGSEYGVTDATPIAQLMSEPEGILVPADSPFATLDDLVAAWKADPGEIAIGGGSSPGGPDHLFPMQLADTVGIDPNDVNYVVYDGGGPLTSALLGKKIQVGFSGLSEFEGSIRSGDLRVLGVSGEERYPAGPLADVPTLTEQDVDLVFLNWRGVLAPPDISDERAAALIGYFEEMHQSPGWAEEVEANGWTDDFRTGDEFGAFLAEQDTRVSDTLDDLGLL
- a CDS encoding CshA/CshB family fibrillar adhesin-related protein, which encodes MTLPPAEAEFADSSTSQGRYTEVIDWVQWGSQNNDVVLQGPSSSKTVTSERRIGSSTLRTTCTVKGLSWEQPQQTGANGANTGVVLTPPLVTYTPGSWAGDSLDDLYNVGGAGYAQGAYPQYPQDFRNPNSMVIGLGNPNPSLEGAPVGVTEDQTDGARMSFDFSCEATLDGAPFPLEGIVFADAEASSGRNYSNPNPKNGPEWVQATSAEPGSAWRLLEQQRTCTQAYTQASWPAANTLRMGTEGQECALQNGFVWPYPDPQGHGPNAVAFLQNDADRDTVSARVEIQGRGYSAIALGYVLGADFGDAPESYDRAGALLQPTWRGGEIPAWATTNLSTAQQSSLLLPQRTLLGETVDAERQLQHSPGADGDDLATSQDEDGLDGSSLEGRRLPADVLTRETYSLGDVPCYGPDTGEAYVSGWIDWNGNGVFDPDERSSTATCPSGGPHRVTLEWDVPADANPGMSHTFVRLRIAEDRDQAEQPTGFSLTGEVEDHRVDLAARVQVDKTWVVDGQEYDHGTQPPGLDASPTLTPSHGTPEWGAWQDGYRPQDALEIGETTDIDESLTGCRLTRSTLTGDGVAAGGVDLRRGGTTATVTLPGSSNRYRITNTVECEQRLTLVKEVEFGERQPEDWSLSATGPADALPGHQDEESGTTLPVSAGVPYTLSEDGPSEYVATADGWQCLDTRTGDDVETTKGTVTLQAGQDVTCTVTNTTAKLTLLKSVEGGDAAPDDWTLSATPAPNDLGLDTRSTPGSSDPESAQTWEVRPDQAYVLAEEPTAAVAQDDYFLDRVEMSLDGGRTWQRVEDPEEAVTVPAGTHALYRFVNQSAPSLSVPLTGGIGRDAYLVAGVVALLAGVTLAIWRRRSRATSHDRRA